From the Octadecabacter antarcticus 307 genome, one window contains:
- a CDS encoding rcc01693 family protein: protein MTGSTSGLDWPGLMRAGLCGLGLKPHDFWSLTPAELWLMLGPEAGEMPMDKTRLDELSRSFPDVGRELDIGADDG from the coding sequence ATGACTGGATCAACTTCGGGACTGGATTGGCCAGGATTGATGCGTGCAGGACTATGCGGTTTGGGGCTGAAACCACATGATTTTTGGAGCCTGACACCAGCTGAGTTGTGGCTGATGTTGGGGCCAGAGGCGGGTGAAATGCCGATGGACAAAACGCGGTTGGACGAGTTGAGCCGCAGCTTTCCTGATGTGGGACGTGAGTTGGATATTGGAGCAGATGATGGATGA
- a CDS encoding DUF3168 domain-containing protein translates to MSYGVSAALQTAVYQALVTDAALGALVGSDIYDAFPTGTLPALYVALGPELVKDRSDKTGGGATHEFTVSVVTENAGFATAKQAAAAVSDALVDAALTLNRGTLIALNFFRAKAVRVGTAGQRRIDLTFKAIVQDD, encoded by the coding sequence ATGAGTTATGGCGTTTCAGCAGCATTGCAGACAGCGGTTTATCAAGCACTTGTGACCGACGCAGCGCTTGGAGCGTTGGTTGGATCAGACATTTATGATGCGTTCCCAACGGGCACGTTGCCAGCGCTTTATGTGGCGCTGGGGCCGGAGTTGGTCAAAGACCGATCTGACAAAACCGGTGGCGGTGCGACACATGAATTCACGGTGTCTGTCGTGACGGAAAATGCGGGCTTTGCGACGGCCAAACAAGCGGCGGCGGCGGTGTCTGATGCGTTGGTGGATGCCGCGTTGACGCTAAACCGCGGTACGTTGATTGCGCTGAATTTCTTTCGCGCCAAAGCGGTGCGGGTTGGAACCGCGGGTCAGCGGCGCATTGATCTGACGTTCAAGGCTATTGTGCAGGATGACTGA
- a CDS encoding head-tail adaptor protein → MAPRLNRQLVLETPTQIADGAGGYTQGWAALGTVWANLTARTGREAAGIAAPLSRVACKIIVRAAPVGSDARPKANQRFRDGLRMFVILAVAEEGPDAHYLMCTAQEETVA, encoded by the coding sequence ATGGCCCCGCGTTTAAACCGCCAACTGGTGTTGGAAACCCCGACGCAGATCGCGGACGGGGCCGGTGGTTACACGCAAGGGTGGGCCGCATTGGGCACTGTTTGGGCCAATTTAACTGCGCGCACGGGTCGTGAAGCTGCAGGCATTGCTGCCCCGCTCAGCCGTGTGGCGTGCAAAATTATTGTCCGTGCCGCCCCTGTGGGGTCTGACGCGCGTCCGAAAGCCAACCAGCGATTTCGCGATGGTCTGCGCATGTTCGTGATCCTCGCTGTGGCAGAGGAGGGTCCGGACGCGCACTACCTTATGTGCACCGCGCAAGAGGAGACAGTGGCATGA
- a CDS encoding DUF2460 domain-containing protein: MSFHEVRFPSTLSFGALGGPERRTEVVTLANGFEERNTPWAHSRRRYDAGLGLRSLDDVGVIIAFFEARQGQMFGFRWKDWSDHKSARPSRAITGDDQVLGMGDEVRSEFQIVKNYNSGTETYVRPISKPVTGTVLVSVSGEPQVEGVDYTVDVTTGVVTFNHPPDLQAVVTAGYDFDVPVRFDTDAIITSMSTFQAGEVPDVPVVEVRV; this comes from the coding sequence ATGAGTTTTCATGAAGTACGGTTTCCCTCGACGTTGAGTTTTGGTGCCCTTGGAGGCCCAGAACGGCGCACGGAAGTGGTGACGTTGGCCAACGGATTCGAGGAACGCAACACACCATGGGCACATTCGCGCAGGCGCTATGATGCGGGTCTGGGGCTGCGGTCGTTGGATGACGTCGGGGTGATTATTGCCTTCTTTGAGGCGCGTCAGGGGCAAATGTTCGGGTTTCGTTGGAAAGACTGGTCAGACCACAAGTCTGCCAGACCGAGCCGCGCAATCACCGGGGATGATCAGGTGCTGGGGATGGGTGACGAAGTCCGGTCTGAATTTCAGATTGTTAAGAATTATAATTCTGGGACAGAGACCTATGTACGACCCATCAGCAAACCTGTTACGGGCACTGTGTTGGTTTCAGTCAGCGGGGAGCCGCAAGTTGAAGGTGTTGACTACACTGTTGATGTCACCACGGGTGTGGTCACATTCAACCATCCGCCTGACCTTCAGGCGGTCGTGACGGCGGGATATGATTTTGATGTCCCGGTGCGGTTTGACACCGACGCGATCATCACATCAATGTCGACGTTTCAGGCTGGTGAAGTGCCGGATGTTCCGGTGGTCGAGGTGCGGGTATGA
- a CDS encoding DUF2163 domain-containing protein: MTEFQAHLDTGVTMLARCWAVVRRDGTTFGFTDHDRALTFGGIKFKADVGMTARAIMSATGLSVDNSEAMGALSDGTITEADIEAGRFDGAEVKAWLVNWAEVETRTLRFAGTIGELRRSGGAFHAELRGLTELLNQPQGRVYQTPCSAILGDRDCGFDLDTDGFATEIAVEGLQERRRFTFTNMAGFEPAWFERGRLRVMSGAAAGLIGLIKRDRFIGEAREVEVWEAFRKQIAAGDLIRLEAGCDKRFETCRLKFSNLPNFRGFPDIPGDDWLVSTPLSGGQNAGGSLRRSV; the protein is encoded by the coding sequence ATGACCGAGTTTCAGGCGCATCTGGACACTGGCGTCACCATGCTGGCGCGCTGCTGGGCGGTCGTGCGGCGCGATGGCACGACGTTTGGTTTTACCGACCATGATCGTGCGCTGACGTTTGGTGGCATCAAATTCAAGGCGGACGTGGGGATGACCGCGCGCGCGATAATGTCTGCAACTGGATTGTCGGTTGATAATTCAGAAGCGATGGGCGCGCTGAGCGACGGGACCATCACTGAGGCCGATATTGAGGCGGGTCGTTTTGATGGGGCAGAGGTCAAGGCCTGGCTGGTGAATTGGGCAGAAGTGGAAACACGCACTTTGCGGTTTGCGGGCACAATTGGCGAGTTGCGCAGATCCGGTGGCGCCTTTCATGCGGAATTGCGCGGGCTCACCGAACTGCTGAACCAACCGCAAGGCCGTGTCTATCAAACGCCGTGTTCGGCGATTTTGGGTGATCGGGATTGCGGGTTTGATTTGGATACCGATGGTTTTGCAACCGAGATAGCGGTTGAGGGGCTGCAGGAGCGTCGCCGGTTTACGTTCACTAATATGGCGGGGTTTGAACCAGCGTGGTTTGAGCGTGGGCGTTTGCGCGTGATGTCGGGTGCGGCTGCCGGGCTGATCGGGCTGATCAAACGTGATCGTTTTATTGGTGAAGCGCGTGAAGTTGAGGTCTGGGAGGCGTTTCGCAAGCAGATTGCGGCGGGTGATCTGATCAGACTTGAGGCGGGCTGCGACAAACGATTTGAAACCTGTCGGTTGAAGTTCAGCAATTTGCCAAATTTCCGTGGGTTTCCTGATATTCCTGGCGATGACTGGTTGGTTAGCACGCCGCTGAGTGGCGGTCAGAACGCAGGCGGAAGTCTGCGACGCAGTGTGTGA
- a CDS encoding phage tail tape measure protein produces MDDIDGLDALESEAKALEQTLGSVTAMTDAFDSQLGRMKATLGETTRDLGNLERGFSGGLRKAFDGLVFDGRSLSDALATVGEAMSRTVYNNALKPVTDHFGGLLAGGVNSLVASLTPFEAGGAFSQGRVMPFAKGGVVSGATSFPMRGGTGLMGEAGPEAIMPLTRGADGSLGVTVQGGQAVNITMNISTPDVAGFKRSQSQIAASVGRALGRGQRNR; encoded by the coding sequence ATGGATGATATTGACGGGCTCGACGCCCTAGAAAGTGAAGCCAAAGCGCTAGAGCAGACGTTGGGATCGGTGACGGCAATGACGGACGCGTTTGACAGCCAGTTGGGGCGTATGAAGGCCACATTGGGCGAAACGACGCGCGATCTGGGCAATCTGGAGCGCGGATTTTCTGGTGGGTTGCGCAAGGCGTTTGACGGCTTGGTCTTTGACGGTCGGTCGTTATCGGATGCTTTGGCAACGGTTGGTGAAGCAATGTCGCGCACAGTTTATAACAATGCGTTGAAACCAGTGACGGACCACTTTGGCGGGCTGCTTGCGGGGGGGGTCAATTCGTTGGTGGCCAGTTTGACACCGTTCGAGGCCGGTGGCGCATTCAGCCAAGGCCGCGTCATGCCGTTTGCCAAGGGCGGCGTTGTATCGGGTGCGACGAGTTTCCCGATGCGCGGCGGCACTGGATTAATGGGTGAGGCGGGACCGGAGGCGATCATGCCATTGACCCGTGGCGCTGACGGCAGCTTGGGCGTCACGGTGCAGGGCGGTCAGGCGGTCAATATCACCATGAATATTAGCACGCCGGATGTGGCCGGTTTCAAGCGCAGCCAGAGCCAGATTGCGGCGTCGGTTGGCCGGGCTTTGGGTCGTGGTCAGCGCAATCGCTAG
- a CDS encoding gene transfer agent family protein has product MDVVAPHNPWAGEVALVVDGQARTCKLTLGALAELEAALATDTLVELVKRFESGGFSTRDVLALIVAGLRGGGWQGSASDLVSAEIEGGVVRAAEAAAELLARAFATP; this is encoded by the coding sequence ATGGATGTTGTTGCGCCGCATAACCCATGGGCCGGAGAGGTCGCGCTGGTCGTTGATGGGCAGGCGCGCACTTGCAAGCTGACGCTCGGCGCGTTGGCGGAGCTGGAGGCAGCTTTGGCAACGGATACACTGGTCGAACTGGTTAAACGGTTCGAAAGTGGCGGGTTTTCGACCCGTGATGTGCTGGCGTTGATTGTTGCTGGTTTGCGGGGTGGGGGCTGGCAAGGATCGGCAAGCGATCTGGTGAGTGCCGAGATTGAGGGCGGCGTTGTGCGGGCGGCTGAGGCGGCGGCAGAATTGCTGGCACGCGCGTTTGCCACGCCATGA
- a CDS encoding NlpC/P60 family protein yields MLDIVTIARTWIGTPYVHQAARRGAGCDCLGLLRGVWAEASGAPLEPVPPYTSDWSEPQGDEVLWQAVADRLIAKPRDVPQPGDVLLFRMRQGAVAKHVGLQANTGQHATFIHAYQGHGVRESTFSAPWKRRLVARFSTPERLQDKV; encoded by the coding sequence GTGCTTGATATTGTCACGATTGCGCGAACGTGGATTGGTACGCCCTATGTGCATCAGGCTGCGCGTCGCGGTGCGGGATGTGACTGTCTTGGACTGTTGCGCGGCGTCTGGGCCGAGGCCAGCGGCGCCCCGTTGGAGCCAGTTCCGCCCTACACGTCCGATTGGTCAGAACCGCAAGGCGATGAAGTGTTGTGGCAGGCTGTTGCTGATCGATTGATCGCCAAGCCGCGTGATGTGCCGCAGCCCGGCGATGTGTTGTTATTTAGAATGCGGCAGGGGGCGGTTGCTAAACACGTTGGATTGCAGGCCAATACGGGCCAACATGCGACATTTATTCATGCGTATCAGGGGCATGGCGTGCGCGAAAGTACGTTTTCGGCACCTTGGAAACGGCGCTTGGTTGCGCGGTTTTCAACCCCTGAACGCCTTCAGGACAAGGTCTAA
- a CDS encoding head-tail connector protein, translated as MMLIEETTVPTGALPVAFFKEHLRLGSGFSDDGLQDDLLESFLRSALAAIEARTGKALIERTFSWSVTRWRDSGAQALPIAPISAIFDVVMLDRLDNEEVVDANSYQLRPDMQRPVLAAVDTCLPSIGRTDTARIRMLAGFGPEWIDLPADLRQAVLLLAAHYYEYRHEIQYDGGCMPFGVSALIERYRTLRLLGGGAA; from the coding sequence ATGATGTTGATAGAAGAAACCACAGTGCCTACAGGCGCGTTGCCGGTTGCCTTTTTCAAAGAACACCTGCGCCTTGGATCGGGCTTCTCCGATGATGGATTGCAGGATGATCTGTTGGAGAGTTTCCTGCGTTCGGCGCTCGCTGCGATTGAGGCGCGCACAGGTAAGGCGTTGATAGAACGCACCTTTAGCTGGTCGGTGACGCGGTGGCGCGACAGCGGCGCTCAGGCGCTGCCAATTGCGCCCATCAGTGCAATCTTTGACGTCGTCATGCTGGACCGCTTGGACAACGAGGAGGTTGTCGATGCAAACAGCTACCAATTGCGGCCTGATATGCAGCGCCCGGTTTTGGCGGCCGTTGATACGTGTTTGCCGAGCATTGGTCGGACCGATACGGCACGTATTCGCATGCTCGCAGGGTTTGGTCCCGAATGGATCGATTTACCAGCTGACCTGCGCCAAGCGGTGCTTTTGTTGGCTGCGCATTACTATGAATATCGCCATGAAATTCAGTATGATGGCGGCTGCATGCCTTTTGGCGTGAGCGCGTTGATTGAACGCTACCGCACGCTGCGGTTGCTGGGCGGGGGGGCTGCCTGA
- a CDS encoding phage major tail protein, TP901-1 family yields the protein MVAQNGKDLLIKIDMTGDGLFETAAGLRATRINFNAETVDVTSLDSTGGWREVLGGAGVKTASISGSGVFKDESTDERVREIFFDGETPDFQVIVPDFGTIEGPFLVSSIEYSGAHNGEATYEMSLTSAGEITFTAFP from the coding sequence ATGGTAGCTCAAAATGGCAAGGATCTATTGATCAAGATCGATATGACGGGTGATGGCCTGTTTGAAACCGCGGCAGGCCTGCGGGCCACGCGGATCAATTTCAACGCGGAAACCGTGGATGTGACGTCGTTGGACAGCACAGGTGGCTGGCGCGAAGTGTTGGGTGGTGCAGGTGTAAAAACCGCGTCCATCAGCGGGTCGGGTGTGTTCAAAGACGAGAGCACGGACGAACGGGTGCGTGAGATTTTCTTCGATGGTGAGACACCTGATTTTCAGGTCATCGTGCCTGATTTCGGTACCATCGAAGGGCCGTTTTTGGTGAGCTCTATTGAGTATTCGGGCGCGCATAACGGCGAGGCGACATATGAAATGTCGCTGACGTCGGCTGGTGAGATTACCTTTACAGCGTTCCCATAA